The Ascidiaceihabitans donghaensis genome includes the window CACAGATCTCGCTTATCGGGGATGTGAACCAAGGCATCTACGAGTTCTCAGGTGCGACAGGAGCATTTCTCGAAGGGTACGCGGATCGTGACGGTGTCGAGGGCCGAATGCTCGAAACCAACTTTCGATCGGTCCCGAGCATCGTTACGATCGCAAACAAGCTCTCAGGGCGCGACGATAAACCCGAGCGTACGGAGCCTGAAACTTTGTCAGGTGCCTATTATTTCGCGTACAAAAAAGAGGAGAAAGACAATGTGCTTAAGTCCTTTGCAGCTCTTTTGGGTGAGGCAGGTATAGCGGTAAGCGATGCGGCTGTGCTCTGCCGGTCAGCGAAATGGGCTGACGATTGGGGCGGTGGTGAAGAAGAACAAGGACAGGGCGTGCTGCGGAAGTTTGTCAGCGCTGCGATCCAGCGAGACAAATTCGGTTGTTTCGATGACGCCTTTAAGCACTGTTGCGCTGGTGTCGTTGGCTTGCTGGATGACGATCATGGGGATGTTCTTTCTGATCTTGTACGCGGCGGCGGCGATGTAAGGAGTTCTCAGATGCTGCGAAGGAAGCTGTGGACGTTTGTAAAAGATGCGACTAGCGGGTTGCCATCGGCATCTCTTGTGGCGGGCACCGCTTGGCAGCCTACTCTTCTTGCGCGGATGGGAGTCTTGCTCGACACGCTTTCGGTGGACCATGGTTTGGAAGCTAGAGGCAATTGGAAGGCTAAGCTGGCGAGACGCAAAATATTCAATCGGCCGCTTATTCAAGCCGCTGATTTAGGGGGGGAGGATCTGCCAAAATTCCGCGTCTCCACAGTTCACAAAGTAAAAGGGGAGAGCATCAAGGGTGTTATGTATATTTGTAATCGTTCGCATCTCGATGAACTTCTGGGTGGGACAACGACTGAGGTCGGCAAGATCGGATATGTCGCACTCACCAGAGCGCGCGATCTATTTGTCTTGGGTGTTCCGGCCACCAACATGGGAGAGTTCGCACCCAAACTTGATGCACTAGGCTTCAAAAAAGCGGGGGCAAGTTAGCCTTGCGATAAGGGAACCTGAAGAGGCCCGTTTGGACCGTGTGCCATGCATAGTGGATGGGCTGGTGCGAGAATGCTACGCGGAGAACGAACGCCCACTTTGCGGAGCGCTGCCTTGCAGAGAGTAGCTTGTTGGCCAACGGCGGCTCTGGGCCGTCTGTGTACCTTTTGGAGGAAAATCACTTCCCAGTTCCAGCTTTGCTAGCCGTAAATGTCTTTTAGGTTACTACTTTGATATATCTAGTATTTTCGCGTTCTGGGAAGTGCGGTATCAAACTTGGCAGTCAACTTCCCGGTTCGCGCGGGTTTTTGAGGGCAGGGGGTGCCTCTGCAATATGCTCAAACGGCTGTTAAACGCTATTTTAATGGGGTTTCTGTGCGTCTGGCGAGTTTGCAACTTCGCCTGTCACAAATCATCGAATTTAACATAAGTGGCGTTATAGAGCCGTTTCAGTATGACAAACTACAATGGCCACAAAGTTTGCTCCGATGACCACATGAGCCATATTTTAAAGGCATCCATCCGGCTTCTTCCGCTTTCAGTCGCGGTCTTCCGCTTACTGCAAGAATAAGTGTCTCACTACAGTGACAGGGATTTCTGCAGTGAATGACAGAGATATTTGCAGCAAACTGTTTTTGGCCCTTCAAACGCTCCCTTCGATCTGAAGATTTGAACACCGCTTAAAGGGTGTCTAAATCTCGGTTCAACATCAGGTTTGGCTTCCAGTCGACGTTGTTGAAGGTCGCGTACCTTGTTTTCAATTCTATCTGTATTTCATCATCCACAAGTCTCTTGCTTGTATTGTTGAGATGAAGCCGCTCCACTACCTTCGCCGATAGTTGTCCCCAAAATACTGGTTATGATTCTATGCTTGAGCGCGGCGAAATTCAAAAGTCTTTTCGACATGACGGGGTGTTGATCATAATCTTCAACGCATTAGCGTTTGACCTTTTGGTCGTTGGCTATGGCCAACATGAGGATGGAACTGAAATCAAGGAATTGCTAAGTGCGATGACGCTTGCTTCATTTTTTGAAGCAGCGCTTGTCGTTCTTTTTGCGTTCACCAGCTATGTTGTCATTGCCAAAGAGCCGTTGATTTGGATCCTTTCGCGACTTTACTTCTGCGTGATTTTTCTTCGGGTGGTCTGTTATCCTTTTTGGCGAGCGGGTTATTCCGAGCAGCTGAGCAAAGACGCATTGAAGATAGCACGCAGCGATTGGAAAGCATTCGTTGACTATCAGTTGAACGTATATCCGGAAGGGGCCAATTGGAAAGCCAACTAGCATCTCGCAGTTGCCACATTTTTCCTCTTTTTGCTTAGTATGTTGGCGCCACTTTTTGAGTTTCAATCGATTGGATACCGGCTGCTGCCGGGCATTTTGGATAAGCTAGGCCTAACAACTTCTCTACATTCGGTGGTCGGTTTGGTTCTTATCATTGCAATTTGCTACATATGCAGCAACGGCATGATGGCTTTTGCGGGAGACCATCGAAAGAATTTTCAAGTTTATCATACTCGCTCCGTCAACCAAGAGTTCATCGAAGCACTAGATGCCGCGATATCTAGCCATCAGAAGGCTAAAGAAACTTTGCAAATGTTGAAAGTTGATGAGCCTGCTTGGGTACGAGCCAATCAAGAGGATGTACAGGCGTTTGAGGATCTAGTCATGCTACTAGATGAGGTTAGGTCGAGAGTTGCTGAGTCCACTGAAACAAACCACGGAAAACTGATTCAAGGAATGTTTGGCAAGACAGACCCGCCTTGATTCCTCCACCTTTTAATTCTCCGCTGTCGCCAAACGTTTCTCAAACTATCTGGTTATGCAGTGCCCAAAAAAAGGGATATAGATTTTTGGGCACCACCAAACTTCAAACCTCAATGGCCGAGTTCAGCTCGCAAAGCACAATACGCATGTGCTGCAGCCAATGAGACCACACCGTTACCGGAAGCTGCGGTTCTGTCCATCGCACAGGCCATCCCATCGTCCAGTCCGTGAACGCAGGGTTTAAGCTCAGGGGATCGCTCGAGTGCTTTTCCCCACTCAACAAAATCACCCGGAACCGGTGGGAAGTTTGGAAGCGCTGGGGTGTCCAGCCCGCGGCTGTCATCAGATCCCACATCAGTGTCCAGACGCTGCCTGCATTCTTGATCCCGACTTGGCTGTCGGTTTGGTTCAAATCCGTCTTGAACTGGACCCCGTTCGCCGTGCCCGCGATGCTCGCTCTGTTGCCCGATCCCTTGAACGTCGGAGTGGGCCAGAATGAAGAGCCTTTCGCGGGTGTGCGACCCGCCGACTTCCGCCGCTGATACGACGCGCGTTGCAACCCTGTAGCCCAATGCTTGAAGGTCTCGGGTGACGTCTTGCAGGCCAATGGTGAGATGCCCGGCGACGTTTTCAAAGAAGAGCCATTCGGGTTGGATTTCTCCTGTAATGCGGGCAACGTCCGCTTCTGGGCGGGCAAACCGAAAAATGACATAGTTGGGCAAAAATCTTCCAATGCTCAGCGTGGAGGCTTGCCAATCTTGGCCATCTTAAGAGTATGGGTGGCCTCATAATTGGACCCGGAGTTACCAACGTTGCATTTCCGACGCCAAGCGACTATGTGGGGGATACGAAAGTTGCAGTTCCCTGCGGAATAGGCGCATCTGCCTGCCAGAGCGAACGACAACCGACCATCATGAAAATTCAGCTGTCACGTCCTGTAGTGGGGATCTGATGTTTGGGAAGGTTGCCGATGTTGTCGTGCACGACCACGACAGTTGCGACATTTCTTCATCCGTTTGTGATCGCGGGAGACACCGATGAACTGCCCGCGGGCGAATATGGAGTGTTGGAAGACGAAGACGCCATGCTGGGCAACAGCATTGCGGCATACCGACGGACTGCGACGTTTCTATTGAACAATTGGCACGCAGGAAAATCGGATCTGCATGCAGTGGCCCTTAGTGACTTGGATTTGGCTCTGGCACAGGATCGGGCCGACGCGAACAAACACTAAATCAAAAATAGTGCGGCGGCGCTTTCTCCGTCAGAGGATCAAAAATGACATTTCCCGAATGGACGAAACCCGGTGTTTTCGGCGCCTTGGTTGGCGCGGTTGCTATCTCTGTTCTTGGCTTCACTTGGGGCGGTTGGACAACTGCACGCAGTGCGGACAAGAAGGCCCAAAACCTTGCGGCAGAAGAAGTCACATTGGCGATGGTACCAGTTTGCCTAAATCTGTCAGAAGCAGATACAGAACGCGCCGCAAAACTAGCGACACTTCAAGAAGCTTCCAGCTTTCAGCGGCGCAAGGCCATGATGGAAACTGGCTGGGCCACTCAGCCGGGCACCGATGCCCCAAGCCAGGATCTGGCAGACGCGTGTCTTGTAGGGCTTGAGTTAGATGGATCGTAGATCACAATTAACAGGGCCTCGCCGACCGCATTTCAAGAGGGCCCAAGTCCCTTGTGGGCAAATCAACAATCACTGCCTAATCATAAGTTTGATTGCTGCAGTCACGCTGCTTTCCACACCAGCTTTTGCCCAAACCGTTGCCCCGCCAATGCCTGAAAATGCCAGTGCTAAAAGTTACGGCGATGGCTGGGAATGCAACATTGGATTCCGGCTGAACGAAAGTGCCTGCGTCGCGGTGATTGTGCCGCAAAACGCATACGACACAAACCGGTCCTACGGCCCCGGTTGGGAATGTCTGCATGGGTTTCGCAGAACCGATGAAGCTGCATGTGTTACAGTAGAGGTGCCTGAGGGTGGTTTTTTGGACTCCTCAGGCGAACGGTGGAGGTGTTTACGCGGCTACATCAAGGTCGATGACATATGTCAGGAGATCGTGTTGCCAGCGAATGCGTATTTGGCAGATGCCTCATATGGCTCCACGTGGACGTGCGAACGTGGGTTCGAAGCAACAGGCGACTTGTGTGCTGCCATTGCGGTTCCGGCCAACGCCTATCTGAATGAATCAAGATACGGTCAGCCTTGGACATGTGAGCGCGGCTTCTTTGAACGGGATGGTTTGTGCGAAGTCGTCGCGGTTCCCGCAAATGCATATTTCGACGACGCGACATACGGAACGGGGTGGAAGTGCGAACGTGGATACGAGGCTTCAAGTGAGACATGCGAATTGATTGACGTTCCTGAAAACGCGCATCTTGACAGGTCAGGTAACCGTTGGGAGTGCGACAGAAACTTCCAAAAATCAAAGGGGCTGTGCGTGCTGAACAACTAGGCGCAAAGCACGACAACACGGGCTCAAAATGCGCAGGTGAGGACGGTTCTGTCCTCCGTGCTGGCCATCAAAAGGGAACTACAATGGAAACCAAATCTGAAACTGTCGACACCATCCGACGTCCGGTCAGGGGCGCCCAAGCGCCACCAGTGACCGACAGCCAACCCACACAGACGACTTCAATCACGCAGGTCACAGCGCCACCCTCGGCAGTGGTCTATTGCGAGGGGAACTTCGCGCAAATCGATGGTAAGAGTGCGAACGGCCTTGTACGCCATTCAGAAGCGTATCGGATTATTTCTGTCATCGACAGCACCTTTAGTGGACAAGACAGCGGATCCGTTCTCGACGATGCGATAAACCACATCCCTATCTTTTCCGATCTGGATGCTGCAGTTGCACATCAAGCTGTAATTCCCGATACACTAATTTATGGGATGGCCCCTTCTACGGGACGGCTT containing:
- a CDS encoding DNA cytosine methyltransferase; translation: MPNYVIFRFARPEADVARITGEIQPEWLFFENVAGHLTIGLQDVTRDLQALGYRVATRVVSAAEVGGSHTRERLFILAHSDVQGIGQQSEHRGHGERGPVQDGFEPNRQPSRDQECRQRLDTDVGSDDSRGLDTPALPNFPPVPGDFVEWGKALERSPELKPCVHGLDDGMACAMDRTAASGNGVVSLAAAHAYCALRAELGH
- a CDS encoding UvrD-helicase domain-containing protein translates to MIDLSQQQREIIEAPLKPMAVTACAGSGKTSTAVRRLAAMRKRLDDRHGHMALLSFSNVAVDTFNKDYNALLQEEAGDRRMRGIEIATVDAFITSNIIRPHGHLAMGCNRTPFLVHGSEPFLTSFTVWDGKRRQPTTELQINPKEGVGLQFEVGQAKTVVDRKAANQAIKKLAQVGAYSHALGSLWALQVLRTQPLISRALVRRYPHILVDEAQDIGMLHQLILMALQGVGAQISLIGDVNQGIYEFSGATGAFLEGYADRDGVEGRMLETNFRSVPSIVTIANKLSGRDDKPERTEPETLSGAYYFAYKKEEKDNVLKSFAALLGEAGIAVSDAAVLCRSAKWADDWGGGEEEQGQGVLRKFVSAAIQRDKFGCFDDAFKHCCAGVVGLLDDDHGDVLSDLVRGGGDVRSSQMLRRKLWTFVKDATSGLPSASLVAGTAWQPTLLARMGVLLDTLSVDHGLEARGNWKAKLARRKIFNRPLIQAADLGGEDLPKFRVSTVHKVKGESIKGVMYICNRSHLDELLGGTTTEVGKIGYVALTRARDLFVLGVPATNMGEFAPKLDALGFKKAGAS